The proteins below come from a single Pseudomonas sp. MYb118 genomic window:
- a CDS encoding catalase produces the protein MNDKHLTHATGAPVVDNLNSQTAGPRGPALLQDIWLLEKLAHFDREVIPERRMHAKGAGAYGTFTVTADIRRYCKASLFAEVGKQTPAFVRFSTVAGERGAADAERDIRGFAVKLYTDEGNWDIVGNNTPVFFFRDPLRFPDLNHVVKRDPRTGLRSATNNWDFWTLLPEALHQVTIVMSDRGIPGSYRHMHGFGSHTFSLINADNQRVWTKFHFVCQQPISNLSDADAAQVVGQDRESHLRDLYESIERQDFPSWKLCIQTMTEDQARTHRHNPFDLTKVWPHAEYPLEEVGILQLDRNPDNHFAEVEQAAFSPANVVPGVGFSPDKMLQARLFSYGDAQRYRLGVNFNHIPVNAPRCPFHSYHRDGAMRTDGNQGSTLSYYPNSFGEWQDHRHLHEPPLPLEGDAGHWDQSVIEDHYEQPGNLFRLMTPAQQQALFDNTARAMGDAPPMIKHRHIANCAKADPAYGAGVARALGLDLPEPALTSN, from the coding sequence ATGAACGACAAACACCTCACCCACGCCACCGGTGCGCCGGTGGTCGACAACCTCAACAGTCAGACCGCCGGTCCGCGTGGGCCGGCGCTGTTGCAGGATATCTGGCTGCTGGAAAAACTCGCGCATTTTGACCGGGAAGTGATTCCCGAGCGCCGCATGCATGCCAAAGGGGCCGGCGCCTATGGCACCTTTACCGTCACCGCCGACATCCGTCGTTATTGCAAGGCCAGCCTGTTTGCCGAAGTGGGCAAGCAGACCCCGGCTTTCGTCCGTTTTTCCACGGTGGCCGGCGAGCGCGGTGCCGCCGATGCCGAACGGGACATCCGTGGCTTCGCCGTCAAGCTGTACACCGACGAAGGCAACTGGGACATCGTCGGCAATAACACCCCGGTGTTTTTCTTCCGCGACCCGTTGCGCTTTCCCGACCTCAACCATGTGGTCAAGCGCGATCCGCGCACCGGGCTGCGTTCGGCGACCAACAACTGGGATTTCTGGACGCTGTTACCCGAAGCATTGCATCAGGTGACCATCGTCATGAGTGACCGGGGTATCCCCGGCAGTTACCGGCACATGCACGGTTTCGGCAGCCACACCTTCAGCCTGATCAATGCCGACAACCAGCGGGTCTGGACCAAGTTTCACTTCGTCTGCCAGCAGCCGATCAGCAACCTGAGCGACGCCGATGCGGCACAGGTGGTGGGCCAGGACCGAGAGAGCCATCTCCGCGATCTCTACGAAAGCATCGAACGCCAGGATTTTCCCAGCTGGAAGCTGTGCATCCAGACCATGACCGAGGACCAGGCCCGCACCCATCGGCACAATCCCTTCGACCTCACCAAAGTCTGGCCCCATGCCGAGTACCCGCTGGAGGAAGTCGGCATCCTGCAACTCGATCGCAACCCGGACAACCATTTCGCCGAAGTCGAACAGGCCGCGTTCTCGCCGGCCAACGTGGTGCCAGGCGTGGGCTTTTCGCCGGACAAGATGCTCCAGGCGCGGTTGTTTTCCTATGGCGACGCCCAGCGCTATCGCCTCGGGGTGAACTTCAACCATATTCCGGTCAATGCGCCGCGTTGCCCGTTCCACAGCTATCACCGCGACGGCGCCATGCGCACCGACGGCAACCAGGGCTCGACCCTGTCGTATTACCCCAACAGCTTCGGCGAGTGGCAGGACCATCGGCACTTGCACGAGCCGCCGTTGCCCCTTGAAGGCGACGCCGGCCATTGGGACCAGAGCGTCATCGAGGATCACTACGAGCAGCCCGGCAACCTGTTCCGCCTGATGACGCCGGCGCAACAACAGGCGCTGTTCGACAACACCGCCCGGGCAATGGGCGATGCACCGCCGATGATCAAACATCGACACATCGCCAATTGTGCCAAGGCCGACCCGGCCTACGGTGCGGGCGTGGCCAGGGCATTGGGCCTGGATTTGCCGGAGCCAGCCCTGACCAGCAATTGA
- a CDS encoding cysteine hydrolase family protein has product MSNGSSNRALVVVDIQNDYFPGGRWTLSNVEAAAAQAARVIDRFRERGDLVVHIRHEFKDDNAPFFRPGSEGAQIHDSAKNRADEPVVLKHYINSFRETELKAILDRHQINEVVVVGNMSHMCVDGMTRASVDFGYTTTVLHDACATLDLEFNGVKVPAAQVHAAFMAALSFGYAPVISTSEYLER; this is encoded by the coding sequence ATGAGCAATGGTTCGAGCAACAGGGCACTGGTGGTCGTGGACATCCAGAATGACTATTTCCCGGGGGGCAGATGGACCCTGTCCAACGTCGAGGCCGCCGCCGCGCAGGCGGCGCGGGTGATTGACCGATTTCGCGAGCGGGGCGATCTGGTGGTGCATATCCGCCACGAATTCAAGGATGACAACGCGCCGTTTTTCCGTCCCGGCAGCGAAGGCGCGCAAATCCACGACAGCGCGAAGAACCGCGCGGATGAGCCGGTGGTGCTCAAGCACTACATCAACTCGTTCCGGGAAACCGAACTCAAGGCCATCCTCGACCGGCATCAGATCAATGAAGTGGTGGTGGTCGGCAACATGAGCCACATGTGTGTGGACGGCATGACGCGCGCCTCGGTGGATTTCGGCTACACCACCACAGTCCTGCACGATGCCTGCGCGACCCTTGACCTCGAATTCAATGGCGTCAAGGTGCCTGCTGCCCAGGTGCACGCCGCATTCATGGCGGCACTGAGCTTCGGCTATGCGCCGGTGATCTCCACCTCCGAGTACCTGGAGCGCTGA
- a CDS encoding helix-turn-helix transcriptional regulator translates to MQLVCPEFDEFEEALYGVQGRYVLRTRQQRDWQLNVVDLNGVALMSGREGAGTVYTGIGLPGYFNIFVPLTGHESTAVDGQAFNRRRIGWMVPNAMFHINAKSPASWLTVAMSCEQVLGWAAVREDEFDFSVLHRNMVSNAQRNLGPLLWLARRLFHIEAHEPDGLHGEMGEEAARREVMDLVFRLLLPIDPLHAAPRHHRDHKEILRRALELLDALETRSVYIEDICQATCASERTVRNVFNEYLGMSPHRYLMIRRLHGIRCAIRHAGPQETVTSICARFGVWDFGRFASLYRQYFGQLPAQSLKAAKTRVQA, encoded by the coding sequence ATGCAGCTGGTCTGCCCGGAGTTCGATGAATTCGAGGAAGCCTTGTACGGCGTACAGGGCCGCTACGTATTGCGTACCCGTCAGCAGCGCGACTGGCAACTCAACGTGGTCGATCTGAACGGCGTGGCCCTGATGAGCGGCCGCGAAGGTGCCGGCACCGTGTACACCGGCATCGGCCTGCCCGGTTACTTCAATATCTTCGTGCCGCTGACGGGGCATGAGTCCACGGCGGTTGACGGGCAAGCCTTCAATCGCCGACGGATCGGCTGGATGGTGCCCAACGCCATGTTCCACATCAACGCGAAAAGCCCGGCCAGCTGGCTGACGGTCGCGATGTCCTGCGAACAGGTGCTGGGCTGGGCGGCGGTGCGTGAAGACGAATTCGATTTTTCCGTGCTGCACCGCAACATGGTCAGCAATGCCCAGCGCAATCTCGGCCCGCTGTTGTGGCTCGCGCGCCGTCTGTTCCACATCGAGGCCCATGAACCGGACGGCCTGCACGGTGAAATGGGCGAAGAGGCCGCGCGCCGGGAAGTGATGGACCTGGTGTTTCGCCTGCTCTTGCCCATTGATCCGCTGCACGCCGCGCCGCGTCATCATCGCGACCACAAGGAGATCCTGCGGCGGGCGCTGGAGTTGCTCGACGCCCTGGAGACCCGCTCGGTCTACATCGAGGACATCTGCCAGGCCACCTGCGCTTCGGAACGCACGGTGCGCAATGTCTTCAACGAATACCTGGGCATGAGCCCGCACCGCTACCTGATGATCCGCCGCCTGCATGGCATCCGCTGCGCCATTCGCCACGCCGGCCCGCAGGAGACTGTCACCAGCATTTGTGCGCGTTTTGGTGTGTGGGACTTCGGCCGGTTCGCCAGCCTGTACCGCCAGTATTTCGGTCAGTTGCCAGCGCAATCGCTGAAGGCCGCGAAAACGCGGGTGCAGGCTTGA
- a CDS encoding helix-turn-helix domain-containing protein, giving the protein MKKLAPPCPDSVPTTTRVRWQRIQRRANIARVLELLQGYDEQPMRLSELCRQAGVSERTLRSIFQEVFGVGPNRYLHIRRLHRVRAALSIASPDTETVNRIALRFGFSDQGRMAADYHRLFGEYPSATLMRSLF; this is encoded by the coding sequence ATGAAAAAGCTTGCGCCGCCGTGTCCAGATTCCGTACCCACCACCACGCGCGTCCGTTGGCAGCGGATCCAGCGTCGAGCCAACATCGCCAGGGTCCTGGAACTGCTGCAAGGCTACGACGAACAGCCGATGCGCCTGTCCGAGCTGTGCCGCCAGGCCGGTGTCAGCGAGCGCACATTGCGCTCGATTTTCCAGGAGGTGTTCGGCGTCGGCCCCAATCGCTACCTGCACATTCGCCGCCTGCACCGGGTACGCGCAGCCCTGTCGATCGCCAGCCCCGATACCGAGACGGTCAACCGGATCGCCCTGCGTTTCGGCTTTTCCGATCAGGGCCGCATGGCGGCCGACTACCATCGCTTGTTCGGCGAATACCCCAGCGCCACCCTGATGCGTTCGCTGTTCTGA
- a CDS encoding alpha/beta fold hydrolase — protein sequence MSTFTTKDGVEIYYKDWGSGPVVVFSHGWPLDADSWESQMYHLAANGCRCIAHDRRGHGRSSQPWDGNDMDHYADDLAQLLEHLDVRDATLFGFSTGGGEVARYIGRHGTARVKKAGLISAVPPLMVKTDANPGGVPVSVFDEIRAGLLANRSQLFLDIPSGPFFGYNRPGATPSQGVIQAWWLQGMRGGHKNTYDSIKAFSETDFTQDLAKFDVPTLIIHGDDDQIVPINVGGRASAERIKNAKLIVYEGAPHGITDTHKERLNADLLAFVRS from the coding sequence ATGAGTACCTTCACCACCAAAGACGGCGTAGAAATCTATTACAAGGATTGGGGCTCGGGCCCGGTCGTGGTGTTCAGCCATGGCTGGCCACTGGATGCCGACAGCTGGGAGTCGCAGATGTATCACCTGGCCGCCAATGGCTGCCGCTGCATCGCCCACGACCGTCGCGGTCATGGCCGCTCCAGCCAGCCCTGGGACGGCAACGACATGGACCATTACGCCGATGACCTGGCGCAGTTGCTCGAGCATCTGGATGTGCGGGACGCGACCTTGTTCGGGTTCTCCACCGGTGGTGGCGAGGTGGCGCGCTACATCGGCCGTCACGGCACCGCGCGGGTGAAGAAAGCCGGGCTCATTTCGGCAGTGCCACCGCTGATGGTCAAGACCGATGCCAATCCTGGCGGGGTGCCGGTGTCGGTGTTCGATGAAATTCGTGCCGGGCTGCTGGCCAACCGCTCGCAGTTGTTCCTCGACATTCCGAGCGGGCCGTTCTTCGGTTACAACCGTCCGGGTGCCACGCCGTCACAAGGGGTGATTCAGGCCTGGTGGTTGCAGGGCATGCGCGGTGGTCACAAGAACACCTACGACAGCATCAAGGCGTTCTCCGAGACCGACTTCACCCAGGACCTGGCGAAGTTCGACGTGCCGACGCTGATCATCCACGGTGACGACGACCAGATCGTGCCGATCAATGTTGGCGGCCGTGCTTCGGCGGAGCGGATCAAGAACGCCAAGCTGATCGTCTACGAAGGGGCGCCTCACGGCATCACCGATACCCACAAGGAACGGCTGAACGCCGACCTGCTGGCCTTCGTGCGCAGCTAA
- a CDS encoding class I SAM-dependent methyltransferase encodes MSSPESILLQSWQHNAQAWIEAVRGGAIDSRVQVTDRAILLAILGRQPERVLDLGCGEGWLLRVLAERGITAVGVDGDATLVQAARAAGAATVHLATYEQLVEAAVDIGRDYELICANFALLHQDIIPLLAAMHALLAPAGALVIQTLHPWVAAAGDYQDGWREETFAGFKGQWQPMPWYMRTLSSWINALDMAGLRLTGLQEPQHPQSAMPQSLLLVAEQQR; translated from the coding sequence ATGAGTTCTCCTGAGTCCATTCTTTTGCAAAGCTGGCAGCACAACGCGCAGGCCTGGATCGAGGCGGTTCGTGGTGGCGCTATCGACAGTCGGGTTCAGGTGACTGATCGGGCGATTCTGCTGGCCATTCTGGGTCGGCAGCCCGAGCGAGTGCTGGATCTGGGTTGCGGTGAAGGCTGGTTGTTGCGGGTGCTGGCCGAGCGCGGCATCACGGCGGTCGGTGTGGATGGGGATGCGACGCTGGTCCAGGCTGCCCGGGCCGCCGGTGCGGCGACGGTGCATCTGGCGACGTATGAGCAGTTGGTGGAAGCCGCGGTGGATATCGGCCGCGACTACGAGTTGATCTGCGCCAATTTCGCCCTGCTCCACCAGGACATCATTCCGCTGCTCGCGGCCATGCACGCCCTGCTCGCCCCCGCTGGCGCGCTGGTGATCCAGACGCTGCACCCGTGGGTGGCCGCCGCTGGCGATTATCAGGATGGCTGGCGCGAAGAAACCTTCGCGGGTTTCAAGGGCCAGTGGCAGCCCATGCCATGGTACATGCGCACCCTGTCCAGCTGGATCAATGCGCTGGACATGGCCGGTCTGAGGCTGACCGGCCTGCAGGAGCCACAACACCCGCAAAGCGCCATGCCGCAATCGTTGCTGCTGGTCGCCGAGCAGCAACGATGA
- a CDS encoding transmembrane sensor/regulator PpyR: MYVFFESPHRVLKLSHLLLIGGLVMLITGIFLAYGFDAYLNLPQLIGAHALTILGPTAIKLGYVMRLLAFNRLRLDQSVATG, from the coding sequence ATGTATGTATTTTTCGAAAGTCCCCATCGCGTGTTGAAATTGTCTCACCTGCTGCTGATTGGCGGGCTGGTCATGTTGATCACGGGTATTTTCCTGGCTTATGGCTTTGATGCCTACCTCAACCTGCCACAGCTGATCGGCGCCCACGCCCTGACGATCCTCGGCCCGACCGCGATCAAGCTGGGGTATGTGATGCGGTTACTGGCGTTCAATCGGCTGCGACTCGACCAAAGCGTCGCGACCGGCTGA
- a CDS encoding NAD(P)/FAD-dependent oxidoreductase — translation MKQQILVIGAGFGGVWSALSAARLLDKHDRNDVEITLLAPQAELRIRPRFYEPDVHTMKADLNDLFAAVGIKFVKGSAENIDTAKKQVSYSDVYGTNGVLSYDRLVLAAGSKLNRPAALPGVVEHAFDVDEIEAAARLEAHIKALKDLPNTPARNTVVVCGGGFTGIETATEMPARLRAALGDDAPIRVIVVDRAPTPGASLGAGIGPSLIEASNELGVEWVLNASVAAVDANGVTLGDGQHIESNTVIWTVGFRASPLTEQVAGTRDPQGRLHVDGNLKVLGHADVYAAGDTAYAATDDKGNFAAMSCQHAISLGRYAGNNVAADLLGVAPTPYSQPKYVTCLDLGAWGAVFTEGWDRELKLVKKEAKELKTQINTVWIYPPAADRAAALAAADPLIPVA, via the coding sequence ATGAAGCAGCAAATTCTAGTTATTGGCGCAGGGTTTGGTGGAGTCTGGAGCGCATTGAGCGCCGCCCGTCTGTTGGACAAGCATGATCGCAACGACGTGGAGATTACCCTCCTGGCTCCACAGGCCGAGCTGCGCATCCGTCCACGCTTCTACGAGCCCGATGTGCACACCATGAAGGCGGATCTGAACGACCTGTTCGCGGCCGTGGGCATCAAATTCGTCAAGGGCAGCGCCGAGAACATCGACACCGCCAAGAAGCAGGTCAGCTACAGCGACGTCTACGGCACCAACGGTGTGCTGAGCTATGACCGCCTGGTGCTGGCCGCCGGCAGTAAACTGAACCGTCCGGCTGCACTGCCGGGCGTCGTCGAACACGCTTTCGACGTCGACGAAATCGAAGCGGCCGCTCGTCTCGAAGCGCATATCAAGGCGTTGAAGGATCTGCCCAATACACCGGCACGCAACACCGTGGTCGTCTGCGGCGGTGGCTTCACCGGTATCGAGACCGCCACCGAAATGCCGGCCCGCCTGCGCGCCGCGCTGGGCGACGATGCGCCGATCCGTGTGATCGTGGTCGATCGTGCACCGACCCCGGGGGCCTCGCTGGGCGCCGGTATCGGTCCATCGCTGATCGAAGCCTCGAATGAACTGGGCGTCGAGTGGGTGCTCAACGCTTCGGTCGCTGCGGTGGATGCCAATGGCGTGACCCTGGGTGACGGTCAGCACATCGAGTCGAACACCGTGATCTGGACCGTCGGCTTCCGCGCCAGCCCGCTGACCGAACAAGTGGCGGGTACCCGTGACCCACAAGGTCGCCTGCACGTTGACGGCAACCTCAAAGTGCTCGGCCATGCCGACGTCTACGCCGCCGGCGACACCGCCTACGCCGCCACCGATGACAAGGGCAACTTTGCCGCCATGTCCTGCCAGCACGCGATCTCCCTGGGTCGTTATGCCGGTAACAACGTCGCCGCGGACCTGCTGGGTGTCGCACCGACCCCTTACAGCCAGCCCAAGTACGTGACGTGCCTGGACCTGGGCGCCTGGGGCGCAGTGTTCACCGAAGGCTGGGACCGTGAGCTGAAGCTGGTGAAGAAAGAAGCCAAGGAGCTCAAGACCCAGATCAACACCGTGTGGATCTACCCACCGGCCGCTGATCGCGCCGCTGCCCTGGCCGCTGCCGACCCGCTGATTCCAGTGGCCTGA
- a CDS encoding response regulator transcription factor, producing the protein MNEQHPMNKIVNQEPLVYIVDDDAPLREALGSLLRSIGLQVELFGNVAEFMSFTRPDIPSCLVLDVRLQGTSGLDFQHELLAANINLPIVFMTGHGDIAMTVRAMKAGAVDFLAKPFREQDLIDAVSAAHARDKQRRESDRGNEELRSRYATLTPREQTVMALAASGLMNKQIAGEIGLSEITVKIHRGQAMRKMFARSFADLVRMAQALGVDQPQ; encoded by the coding sequence ATGAACGAACAGCACCCCATGAACAAAATCGTCAATCAAGAGCCCCTGGTGTACATCGTCGATGATGACGCCCCCCTGCGCGAGGCGCTCGGCAGTCTGCTGCGCTCGATCGGCTTGCAGGTGGAGCTGTTTGGCAATGTCGCCGAGTTCATGAGTTTCACCCGGCCCGACATTCCCAGCTGCCTGGTGCTGGATGTGCGGTTGCAGGGCACCAGCGGCCTGGACTTCCAGCATGAACTGCTGGCGGCCAACATCAATCTGCCCATTGTGTTCATGACCGGGCACGGCGATATCGCCATGACCGTGCGGGCAATGAAGGCCGGCGCCGTGGATTTCCTGGCCAAGCCGTTTCGGGAGCAGGACCTGATCGACGCGGTGTCCGCCGCCCATGCCCGCGACAAGCAGCGTCGCGAGTCCGATCGGGGCAATGAAGAACTGCGCAGCCGCTACGCCACCCTCACGCCCAGGGAGCAGACCGTCATGGCGCTGGCGGCATCCGGGTTGATGAACAAGCAGATTGCCGGGGAAATCGGTTTGAGCGAAATCACGGTCAAGATCCATCGCGGCCAGGCCATGCGCAAGATGTTCGCGCGCTCCTTCGCCGACCTGGTACGCATGGCCCAGGCACTGGGTGTCGACCAGCCCCAGTGA
- a CDS encoding sensor histidine kinase has translation MPFFFNLFARTPRSPNLVDAVIAISPSPWINALGWLIGLVVACGIVVINSETHNDLAPTILYITLLLMAANLFSINVVISIALMCILLLTATYLINGGYHHWESTTGFFRCLTALSAITFLALRSKYAAERLHHNELYLLGAQRLSQTGSIGFRADGKAISWSEEASRIFEYPQNELPTVEMVRARTHPDDVHLVHEVFAKAATRSELIEVKHRLLFPDGRIKYVHMIASPLFEQHGRCDYIGALMDITASKEAELALFCAHTQLAHVTRVTSLGELAASIAHEVNQPLTAITSSSEACRRWLNRPQPDLPEALQSLDRILASACRASDVISGIKALSRKSDPRRQRESINDIVSETLCLVQQELAHHQITLKVELLAQSDEVNVDRVQLQQVIINLIINACHAMDGAETRDRVMYVRTWVVGGAAVVEVADQGSGIAADVLPSLFTPFFTTKANGLGMGLSICRSIINFHDGQIWATSAVGRGTSFKFSLPVASTAARTPDEQPSV, from the coding sequence TTGCCCTTTTTTTTCAACCTCTTTGCCCGAACACCACGCAGCCCGAACCTTGTCGATGCCGTGATCGCCATCAGCCCCAGTCCATGGATCAATGCCCTCGGGTGGTTGATCGGGCTGGTGGTGGCCTGCGGGATCGTGGTGATCAACTCTGAAACCCACAACGACCTTGCCCCGACGATCCTGTACATCACCCTGCTGCTGATGGCCGCCAATCTGTTCTCGATCAACGTGGTGATCTCCATCGCCCTGATGTGCATCCTGCTGCTCACCGCCACCTATCTGATCAACGGTGGCTATCACCACTGGGAGTCGACCACCGGTTTTTTCCGCTGCCTGACGGCGTTGTCGGCCATCACCTTTCTGGCCCTGCGCAGCAAATATGCGGCCGAGCGCCTGCACCACAACGAGTTGTACCTGCTGGGCGCCCAGCGCTTGAGCCAGACCGGCAGCATCGGTTTTCGCGCGGATGGCAAAGCGATTTCCTGGTCTGAGGAAGCGTCGCGGATTTTCGAGTACCCGCAGAATGAATTGCCAACGGTCGAAATGGTGCGGGCGCGGACTCACCCCGACGATGTACACCTGGTCCACGAAGTGTTCGCCAAGGCGGCGACCCGCTCCGAGCTGATCGAGGTCAAGCATCGCCTGCTGTTTCCCGACGGGCGCATCAAGTACGTGCATATGATTGCCAGCCCGCTGTTCGAACAGCACGGGCGTTGCGACTACATCGGTGCGCTGATGGACATTACCGCGAGCAAGGAAGCCGAGCTGGCGCTGTTCTGCGCGCACACGCAACTGGCGCATGTCACCCGGGTGACTTCGCTGGGCGAGCTGGCGGCCTCGATTGCCCACGAAGTGAATCAACCGCTGACAGCGATCACCAGCAGCAGCGAAGCCTGTCGACGCTGGCTCAACCGGCCGCAGCCCGACTTGCCCGAAGCCCTGCAATCGCTCGACCGGATCCTTGCCAGCGCCTGCCGGGCGAGCGACGTCATCAGTGGCATCAAGGCGCTGTCACGCAAGAGTGATCCACGGCGCCAGCGTGAGTCGATAAACGACATCGTCAGCGAGACCCTGTGCCTGGTGCAGCAGGAGCTGGCGCATCATCAGATCACCTTGAAAGTCGAGCTGCTGGCGCAATCGGACGAGGTCAACGTGGACCGGGTCCAATTGCAGCAGGTGATCATTAATCTGATCATCAATGCCTGCCACGCCATGGACGGCGCCGAAACGCGCGACCGGGTGATGTACGTGCGCACCTGGGTGGTGGGAGGCGCGGCGGTGGTGGAAGTGGCGGACCAGGGTTCGGGCATTGCCGCCGATGTCCTGCCCTCCCTGTTCACGCCGTTTTTCACCACCAAGGCGAACGGCCTGGGCATGGGCCTGTCGATCTGCCGCTCGATCATCAATTTTCACGACGGCCAGATCTGGGCCACCAGCGCCGTCGGCCGCGGTACCTCGTTCAAATTCTCGCTGCCGGTGGCAAGCACCGCTGCGCGCACACCTGACGAACAACCGTCTGTTTAA
- a CDS encoding LysR family transcriptional regulator produces the protein MMNRNDLRRADINLLVVFESMMHERNVSRVGEKLFLGQPTISSALGRLRQMFDDPLFIRSGRVMEPTSRAEEIFSNLAPALDGIAAALSRCQAFNPETSEATFHVGLSDDVEYALFPSLLRRLRVEAPNMTLVVRRADHWQMSQLLTSGEISLGISHTLDLPANARRKGLRPIRPMLLRADSQPGELDLDEFCRRPNAVVSSMGNVIDEVDSTLSHIDRQRKVVLTVPQFSALPVLLADSDMIAIVPDYVARSMAMIDGLRAEFAPLDLPQQELSMVWRGATHNDPAERWLRSRCSAFLAEQEAGGRRSLPVENTLSSVA, from the coding sequence ATGATGAACAGAAATGACCTGCGTCGTGCTGACATCAATCTGCTGGTGGTCTTCGAGTCGATGATGCACGAGCGTAATGTCAGCCGTGTCGGCGAGAAGCTTTTCCTCGGTCAACCGACCATCAGCAGTGCACTGGGGCGTTTGCGCCAGATGTTCGACGATCCGCTGTTCATCCGCTCCGGTCGGGTGATGGAGCCGACGTCACGGGCCGAAGAGATTTTTTCCAACCTGGCGCCGGCCCTCGATGGCATCGCGGCGGCCCTGAGTCGTTGTCAGGCGTTCAATCCCGAGACCAGTGAGGCGACGTTCCATGTCGGCCTGTCGGATGATGTCGAGTACGCGCTGTTTCCTTCTTTGCTGCGGCGTTTGCGGGTGGAAGCACCGAACATGACCCTGGTGGTGCGCCGCGCGGACCACTGGCAGATGTCGCAACTGTTGACCTCGGGGGAAATTTCCCTGGGCATCAGCCATACCCTGGACCTGCCCGCCAATGCGCGGCGCAAGGGGCTGCGCCCGATTCGCCCGATGCTGCTGCGCGCCGATTCGCAGCCCGGGGAGCTGGACCTCGACGAGTTCTGCCGGCGCCCTAACGCGGTGGTCTCCTCAATGGGCAACGTTATAGATGAAGTGGATAGCACCTTGAGCCATATCGACCGCCAGCGCAAAGTGGTGCTGACGGTGCCACAGTTCAGCGCGTTGCCGGTGCTCCTGGCCGACAGCGACATGATCGCCATTGTCCCTGACTACGTGGCCCGCTCCATGGCCATGATCGACGGACTGCGCGCCGAATTCGCGCCGCTGGACCTGCCGCAGCAGGAACTGTCGATGGTCTGGCGCGGGGCGACGCACAACGATCCGGCCGAGCGCTGGCTGCGCTCACGTTGCAGCGCGTTCCTGGCCGAACAGGAAGCAGGGGGGCGGCGGTCGCTGCCGGTCGAAAACACACTTTCATCCGTTGCCTGA